A window of the Lagenorhynchus albirostris chromosome 1, mLagAlb1.1, whole genome shotgun sequence genome harbors these coding sequences:
- the LOC132528763 gene encoding LOW QUALITY PROTEIN: calmodulin-like protein 3 (The sequence of the model RefSeq protein was modified relative to this genomic sequence to represent the inferred CDS: inserted 1 base in 1 codon): MEDTYCVTWTSGNRRAGRVHGEGHPSSFFSASKSSRGQNTSRRPRTRPPPGARPQEQVAEFKEALSPFDEDGDGAISTRELGTVLRSPGQKPTEAELRDLVGELDRDGSSTVGFPELLGLMARKVKGRDXQHQIREAFCVFDKDGNGLMGTAELRHVMTQLGEKPRDQEVDGDELVRYEVFVRLLVSKGGHRPTSTPTPIPTQGVRAPHMAPEDLPPFPRPLRALLLRWLT, translated from the exons ATGGAGGATACCTACTGCGT GACCTGGACTTCAGGCAACCGCAGGGCGGGGCGCGTGCACGGTGAGGGGCATCCCAGCTCCTTCTTCAGCGCCAGCAAGTCAAGCCGGGGCCAGAACACCAGCCGCCGGCCCCGCACCCGGCCACCTCCCGGCGCCCGGCCAC AGGAGCAGGTGGCCGAGTTCAAGGAGGCCCTCTCCCCGTTCGATGAGGACGGAGACGGCGCCATCAGCACGCGGGAGCTGGGCACCGTCCTGCGGTCGCCGGGCCAGAAACCCACTGAGGCCGAGCTCCGGGACCTGGTGGGCGAGCTGGACCGCGACGGCAGCAGCACCGTGGGCTTCCCCGAGCTCCTGGGCCTAATGGCCCGTAAGGTGAAGGGCAGGG GCCAACACCAGATCCGGGAGGCCTTCTGCGTCTTCGACAAGGACGGCAACGGCCTGATGGGCACGGCCGAGCTGCGACACGTGATGACCCAGCTGGGTGAGAAGCCGAGAGACCAGGAAGTGGACGGGGACGAGCTGGTGCGCTACGAGGTGTTCGTACGCTTGCTGGTTTCCAAGGGCGGCCACagacccacctccacccccacccccatccccacccagggTGTCCGGGCTCCGCACATGGCGCCGGAGGACCTGCCTCCGTTCCCCCGGCCCCTCCGGGCACTGCTCCTCCGCTGGTTGACCTGA